The sequence GCACACAATCCTCATAAGGATCAGATTGTCCCTCACCGGCTTCTAGCGCGGCATGTGCCAAAAAGGAAGCTAAGCTTGATAGACTCTCATCTTCTTCTGGCTTAATGTATTCACGCGCCGCGCCAATGAGTTCTTCTAAATTTTCTATTTTACCTTGGCCTTTTTCACTGCGGTCTTTTTGATAATGGGCAAGCAAGCCACTCATGCGCTCCGCCATTTCCATTTGTTCTGCCAAACTCACTAATTGTGTTTCCGAATCAATTTGATCAATCAATTGCAGAAATGCCGCTAAAGCACTCGCTGCTCGTGCAGGCAAGATGTTTTCCGCCATCGCATTCACAGAAGATTGCCACAAGGATTGCTGGCGATCACGTGCCATGGCGCGTAAGGTTTCTATTGTTCTTGCCCCAATACCACGCGTGGGTAAATTCACGATTCGTTCAAATGCTGCATCCGAATCACGGTTATTCACCAAGCGTAAATAGGATAAAGCATCTTTAATTTCAGCCCGTTCGAAGAATCGCATGCCGCCATACACACGGTAAGGAATACCCTGCTGCATTAAAGCTTCTTCAAGTACACGCGATTGCGCATTAGAACGATATAAAATCGCCATATCGCGGCGCGCCATATCTTGGCGATTATACGTAGAAATCTTATCGACAATAAACCGTGCTTCATCACGCTCATTGAAGGCTTCGTATAAATAAATCGGTTCGCCATTACTACTATCTGTCCATAACGACTTACCCAAACGATCGTTATTTTTTGCAATCACCGCATTCGCGGCTTTCAGAATATTGCCGGTAGAACGATAATTTTGTTCTAAGCGAATGGTCCCAACCTGATTGAAATCTTTTCCTAGCCGTTGGATATTTTCAATTTTCGCACCACGCCAACCATAAATCGATTGATCATCATCACCCACGGCCATCATATGATTTTGTGTGCCCGCGAGTAAGCGTAACCAGGTATACTGAATCGTATTCGTATCTTGAAACTCGTCTACCAGAATTTCTTGGAATCGTTGTTGATAATGTTCTAAAACCGCAGGGTTTTTCTGCCACAATTCAAACGCACGCAACAATAATTCTGCGAAATCAACCAAACCCGATCGTTGACACATTTGCTCATAGGCAACATACACTTGGTGCATGGTTCGCGTAAACGGATCATGCGGCACTTGCATAGTCGCAGCACGTACACCTTCATCTTTTTTACCGTTAATAAACCATTGCACTTGGCGCGGCGGCCATTGTGCATCATCGATGTTTAACTCTTTTATCAAACGCTTAACAATGCGAAGTTGATCATCAGAATCTAAAATCTGGAATTCTTGTGGCAGCCCCGCCTCTTGCCAATGCGCGCGCAATAAACGATGCGCCAAACCATGAAAAGTCCCTACCCACATACCGCCCGTATTCATCCCCAGCGTTTGTTCTAGACGGCCGCGCATTTCTTTGGCCGCTTTATTGGTAAAGGTCACCGCCAAGATATTAAACGGCGATACGTTTTCTGTTGTGATTAAC comes from marine bacterium B5-7 and encodes:
- the uvrD gene encoding DNA helicase, whose translation is MDVSPLLDGLNNAQREAVAAPRGNYLVLAGAGSGKTRVLVHRIAWLITTENVSPFNILAVTFTNKAAKEMRGRLEQTLGMNTGGMWVGTFHGLAHRLLRAHWQEAGLPQEFQILDSDDQLRIVKRLIKELNIDDAQWPPRQVQWFINGKKDEGVRAATMQVPHDPFTRTMHQVYVAYEQMCQRSGLVDFAELLLRAFELWQKNPAVLEHYQQRFQEILVDEFQDTNTIQYTWLRLLAGTQNHMMAVGDDDQSIYGWRGAKIENIQRLGKDFNQVGTIRLEQNYRSTGNILKAANAVIAKNNDRLGKSLWTDSSNGEPIYLYEAFNERDEARFIVDKISTYNRQDMARRDMAILYRSNAQSRVLEEALMQQGIPYRVYGGMRFFERAEIKDALSYLRLVNNRDSDAAFERIVNLPTRGIGARTIETLRAMARDRQQSLWQSSVNAMAENILPARAASALAAFLQLIDQIDSETQLVSLAEQMEMAERMSGLLAHYQKDRSEKGQGKIENLEELIGAAREYIKPEEDESLSSLASFLAHAALEAGEGQSDPYEDCVQLMTLHSAKGLEFPVVFLCGVEEGLFPHQMSAEDPARIAEERRLCYVGITRARQRLFMSYAERRFLHGREMFHHASRFIKDLPDEVTEHIRLNVKVSRPVHKRQMATSMQSAPIEDTGLQMGQRVKHVKFGEGTVLNYEGSGTHARIQVKFGRGTGTKWLVLAYANLSPA